From Thalassovita sp.:
GTGGGAAGATTCCCGGTACCAGTTTGGGACTCACCATTATTTTCGCGTCTTTTTTGGTGTAGTCCAGCAAGTCTCTGTCACCACAGGCGTCAATAACGTAACCACAGGCCCGCTCAGCTGCCCGCACGAAGGTGATGGTCTTCCCCTGCCCCTTGAGACGTAAATAGATCGATACGGCCTCTGACAGGGAGACTGAGGATTGCTTGGGCACATCCGGGGCCGGGGCGACTGTCTCACTTGGAGAAGGTGCAAACCTCAGTAGGTGTTTTCCAGGCAAGTCCCGACGCTGTAGCCGCAGATGATACCAGTACTCATCCAACTGTTGAGCGGCCTTGATCGCTCTAGACGAAGCAACCCCAGCTGACCTCGTACGGAGGGAATACGCGATTTTGCCAGACGAATAATGACGTCTCAGGTCTCGTGGGACTCGCCGTTCGAAGTAATAAATGCCCGACTTCTTGAAAGAGAAGGGGACCGAAATGTCATACGCCATGTCCTACACCCGCGTTGTTTCACCAAGAAACTGAGGGATTACAATGCGTTGACGTGAGAAGTGGTGCCTCAAGAGGGACTCGAACCCCCGACCTTGTCCTTACGAAGGACCTGCTCTACCAGCTGAGCTATTGAGGCACTTGGTGGCGGGGCTATAGCACCCCGCCCGGTCTGGGAAAAGACCTATTTTGATCCGTCATTTGCGGCCTGACGGGGGGTGTCAGGGTCGTCAATCACGTGATCTGTCGGCATCGGAATGATCTCAGCCTCCGACACTTCGGCGACGTCCGGCGTGGGATCATCCTGCGCAGGCTCTGCCGCCTGAACCGCCTCAGGCTGTTCGGGCGCAGTGGCCTCTTCCAGTGCGCCAACGATCAGGGGCAGCATCTGCACGCCCGTGGCACTGTCCACCGCACCCGCAGGGGGCACCTGCCAGCTGAGCGTATCAAAGGCCTGACAGTTTTCGCAGACTGGCGCCCAATCGCTGTGGATGTTGTGGCAGTTGGTGCAGACCCATTGCGGACCGCGCGGCGCATTGAGCGCCCGGGCCAGCCAGCCCTTCACCACCGTATCCGAACTGCCTTCGCCCCGCTCAACCGCCGCCATGATGGTCAGGGCGCGGCTGTCGGGGTCTTCGCTGATCAGATCACCCAGTGCCTTGCGGGCCGCGGGGAAATCTTCGGCAGCGATGTTCAATTCGGCCAGCACCAGTTTGCTTTCGCGATGCTCCGGCTTCAGGCGCAGGAGCGGCTGGAACCGTTTCAAACGCTCGGCCGGGCTTTCCTCCGGCGCGATGGCGGCAAAGGCGGCGGCCAGATCGGGGTGCGGCTGCGCCTCCCAGGCTTTCTTCAACAGTTTGGCGGCTTTGCGCCCCTGACCCTTTTCGATCAGGCTGCGCGCGGCCAGCGCGGCGGCCGGCACCAGATCGGGGGACAGGCGGTTGGCCTCCACCGCGGCTTCCAGTGCTTCGGCGCTTTCATCGGTGTCCAGCACGGCCTTGGCCGCCGAGAGCGCCAGCACCGCATCGCGCCGTTTATGCACATCGCGGGGCAGGCTGCCCTGCTTCAATTTAAGCGACAGGGTTTCACGCGCACCTGACCAATCCTGCGCCCGCGTTTGCAGGTTCAGCAGGGTATCCTGCACCTCAACATGTTTGGGTTTCAGCGCGATGGCCTTTTCCGCCAATTGGCGCGCCACGTCTTCTTCGCCTGCGGCCAGTTTCTGTTTCATGATGCCGCGCACACCGACAAAACGGGTGCTGTCATCGCTGAGCAGACGTTTGTAAACCTCTTCAGCCTTTTTGCTGTCGCCGGCCATTTCCGCGGCTTGGGCGGTCAGCAGGTTGGTGAGCTCTGGCTTGCCCAGAAACTTCTCAGCCTTCGCGGCTTTGCTCATCGCGACGCGTGGCTCGCCTGAGGCGAGGGCCATCATGCCTTCGGTCAGGGCCTGATAGCCTTTGCGTTCGCGGTTGCGGTCGAAATAGCGGCTCAGCGCAGTTTCGTCACCGTTGATGAACTTCAACAGCGCCACAGTCAGCGAGGCCAGTTTCAACAGCACCCAAAGGGAGATCAACAACACCGCCAGACCGATCACTGTCGCCAGTGGGGTCAGCGTGATTTCGGTGCCCATCAGGGCAATCCGCACGCCGCCTTCGATCTGCATCAGATAATCCGCGCCAAAGGTAACTGCCGCCACGAGGAGGACAAAAACAACAATCTTGATAAGCGACCAGAGCATGGGTTCCTCCTCAGTTGGTCATCACGGACTGGCGCAAAGCGTCCAGCGCGGTGAGGGCGTCAGCACGTTTTGCCGCATCGCCCAGCCAGGGGGCGATCGCGCCCGCTGCAGCCTCTGGCAGGCTGCTCAGCTCAGCCATGGCGGTGCTTAGATCGGCCGCGGTCAGCGCGGCCTCGGCCCGTGACAGGATCGCATCTGCGCTATCGCCTTCCTGCGGGGTCAAGGAGCGCACGCCCAACTGATGACGCAGGAAATTGGTCACACCGCTGCCACCGTTGGCACTGTTGTCTGCCGCAAGCGCGGCGCGCGCCGCATCGGGGAAACTGATCTGCAGGGCGGCCAGTGTCGGCACACCCGTTTGCAGGCTGTTCAATGCCTCAGGCACCGTGACGCCAGCCCCCTCCAACGCGGCCAGCGCAGCCCCCAAAGGCAACCCGCCATCCACCGCCTGGGTCAGCAACGACAGGGCATCGCGGGCCGCGGCTGTTTGCGCATCCACCTCAGCAGTGGCACGCAGGGCGGCGCTTTCGGCCAGTTTTTCCTCAACCTCAGCACGTTGCTGGGCCATTGCGGTTTGCAGCGCTTTCAATTCACGCTCATAGGCCGCGATCGCCTCTGGCGCCAGATTGTCGGCGATGGGGCGCTTTTCCAGATCCCCGATAAGGGCCGACAGCATCTCAATCCGGGTTTCATGTGTGGCCAACTGCTGCGCCTGCGCGGCCATCGGTGCATTAAGCGCGGCAACCTCTGCCGTCAGATCCGGCGGCAGGGAGAGGTTGGCCAATTTGGCCTCAAGCGCGGCAACCGCTTCGGTCTGGGCGGCCAGATCTGCAAGGATCTGC
This genomic window contains:
- a CDS encoding DUF6538 domain-containing protein, with protein sequence MAYDISVPFSFKKSGIYYFERRVPRDLRRHYSSGKIAYSLRTRSAGVASSRAIKAAQQLDEYWYHLRLQRRDLPGKHLLRFAPSPSETVAPAPDVPKQSSVSLSEAVSIYLRLKGQGKTITFVRAAERACGYVIDACGDRDLLDYTKKDAKIMVSPKLVPGIFPHLAARFVIWRMTGSCISGKPMPGASNP
- a CDS encoding heme biosynthesis protein HemY, coding for MLWSLIKIVVFVLLVAAVTFGADYLMQIEGGVRIALMGTEITLTPLATVIGLAVLLISLWVLLKLASLTVALLKFINGDETALSRYFDRNRERKGYQALTEGMMALASGEPRVAMSKAAKAEKFLGKPELTNLLTAQAAEMAGDSKKAEEVYKRLLSDDSTRFVGVRGIMKQKLAAGEEDVARQLAEKAIALKPKHVEVQDTLLNLQTRAQDWSGARETLSLKLKQGSLPRDVHKRRDAVLALSAAKAVLDTDESAEALEAAVEANRLSPDLVPAAALAARSLIEKGQGRKAAKLLKKAWEAQPHPDLAAAFAAIAPEESPAERLKRFQPLLRLKPEHRESKLVLAELNIAAEDFPAARKALGDLISEDPDSRALTIMAAVERGEGSSDTVVKGWLARALNAPRGPQWVCTNCHNIHSDWAPVCENCQAFDTLSWQVPPAGAVDSATGVQMLPLIVGALEEATAPEQPEAVQAAEPAQDDPTPDVAEVSEAEIIPMPTDHVIDDPDTPRQAANDGSK